Part of the Prosthecobacter vanneervenii genome is shown below.
AGCTCGGTACCGTGCAGCCCTTTGACCTCTTCCCGCAGACCAAGCATCTCGAGTGCGTCATGACTCTGAGCCGATGAACCGTTTCGAATTCGCCACCGCCCAGCGCATCATCTTTGGCCGTGGCGTCTTCCGCGAGCTGCCGGATCTCTGCCGCAGCTTCGGCAAGCGCACGCTGCTCGTCACCGGCAGCCGCCCGCAGCAGTGGGCAGACCGCTTTCCCCACGTGGGCATCCACTCCATCAGTGGCGAGCCCACCGTTCAGGACATCGAAAGCGGTGTCGCACTCGCCAAAGAACTGCGTGCCGATGTCATCGTCGCCATAGGCGGCGGCAGCGCCGTCGACGCTGGCAAAGCCATCTCCGCGATGAGCACGCAGCCGGCAGATCTGCTGCGCTACATCGAGGTCATCGGCGAAGGCAAACCGCTCGACGCCTCCCCCCTTCCCTTCATCGCCGTGCCCACCACCGCCGGCACCGGCGCTGAGGCCACGCGCAATGCCGTGATCGCCAGCTCCGCGCACCGCGTCAAAGCCAGCCTGCGCCACATCTCCATGCTGCCGCGCATCGCGCTCATCGATCCCGAACTGGCGGTCGATGTCCCGCCATCCGTTACCGCCGCCAGCGGCATGGACGCCCTGACGCAATGCCTCGAGGCCTTCGTCTGCTCCCGTGCGCAGCCCATGACCGATGCCCTCTGCCTCGATGGCATCCAGCGCGCCGTGCGCTCTCTGGAACGCGCCTTTGAAAACGGCCACGACATCGACGCCCGCGAAGACATGGCCCTCTG
Proteins encoded:
- a CDS encoding iron-containing alcohol dehydrogenase, with the translated sequence MNRFEFATAQRIIFGRGVFRELPDLCRSFGKRTLLVTGSRPQQWADRFPHVGIHSISGEPTVQDIESGVALAKELRADVIVAIGGGSAVDAGKAISAMSTQPADLLRYIEVIGEGKPLDASPLPFIAVPTTAGTGAEATRNAVIASSAHRVKASLRHISMLPRIALIDPELAVDVPPSVTAASGMDALTQCLEAFVCSRAQPMTDALCLDGIQRAVRSLERAFENGHDIDAREDMALCALNSGIALANAGLGAVHGFAAPIGGMFHAPHGAVCAALLAPVWEANSRRVQDRAKFTQVDTLLGGDAISYLHHLTSRLQIPKLSQWGIQESDLEEIALKAAAASSMKANPVSLTHEELVMILRMAF